Proteins encoded by one window of Arabidopsis thaliana chromosome 2, partial sequence:
- a CDS encoding Homeodomain-like superfamily protein (Homeodomain-like superfamily protein; CONTAINS InterPro DOMAIN/s: Homeodomain-like (InterPro:IPR009057), Myb, DNA-binding (InterPro:IPR014778), HTH transcriptional regulator, Myb-type, DNA-binding (InterPro:IPR017930), Myb-like DNA-binding domain, SHAQKYF class (InterPro:IPR006447), Homeodomain-related (InterPro:IPR012287); BEST Arabidopsis thaliana protein match is: myb-like transcription factor family protein (TAIR:AT1G68670.1); Has 20396 Blast hits to 7290 proteins in 193 species: Archae - 14; Bacteria - 20; Metazoa - 401; Fungi - 967; Plants - 1637; Viruses - 8; Other Eukaryotes - 17349 (source: NCBI BLink).): MASSSELSLDCKPQSYSMLLKSFGDNFQSDPTTHKLEDLLSRLEQERLKIDAFKRELPLCMQLLNNAVEVYKQQLEAYRANSNNNNQSVGTRPVLEEFIPLRNQPEKTNNKGSNWMTTAQLWSQSETKPKNIDSTTDQSLPKDEINSSPKLGHFDAKQRNGSGAFLPFSKEQSLPELALSTEVKRVSPTNEHTNGQDGNDESMINNDNNYNNNNNNNSNSNGVSSTTSQSNRKARRCWSPDLHRRFVQALQMLGGSQVATPKQIRELMKVDGLTNDEVKSHLQKYRLHTRRPSPSPQTSGGPGPHLVVLGGIWVPPEYTSAHGGTPTLYHHQVHHHHTNTAGPPPPHFCSSQEFYTTPPPPQPLHHHHFQTFNGSSGGTASTDSTHHQVTDSPTVEGKSPESGGGERKGLAALREECEDHSNINGSEITLKF; the protein is encoded by the exons ATGGCGTCCTCATCAGAACTAAGCTTGGATTGCAAGCCACAAAGCTACTCTATGCTTTTGAAATCCTTTGGAGATAACTTTCAGAGCGATCCAACCACACATAAGCTTGAAGATCTTCTCTCTCGCCTAGAACAAGAACGTCTCAAGATCGATGCCTTCAAACGCGAGCTTCCCCTTTGCATGCAACTCCTTAACAATG ctGTGGAAGTTTACAAACAACAACTAGAAGCATATAGAGCAAATAGTAATAACAATAACCAAAGTGTTGGTACAAGACCAGTTCTCGAAGAGTTCATACCCTTAAGGAACCAACCCGAAAAGACAAACAACAAAGGAAGTAATTGGATGACGACTGCTCAGCTATGGAGCCAATccgaaaccaaaccaaaaaacattgATTCAACTACTGATCAATCTCTTCCCAAAGACGAGATTAATAGTAGTCCGAAACTCGGACATTTTGatgcaaaacaaagaaatggcAGCGGTGCTTTTCTTCCCTTCTCTAAGGAACAATCTTTGCCTGAATTAGCTCTATCCACGGAGGTCAAGAGGGTCTCTCCGACCAACGAACATACTAATGGCCAAGACGGTAATGATGAGAGCATGATCAACAATGATAAtaactataataataataataataacaattcGAACAGCAATGGAGTTTCTTCTACAACGAGTCAAAGTAATAGAAAGGCACGACGTTGCTGGTCGCCGGACTTGCACCGGAGATTTGTCCAAGCTCTTCAAATGCTTGGTGGCTCGCAAG TGGCTACACCTAAACAAATAAGGGAACTCATGAAAGTTGATGGTTTGACCAATGATGAAGTCAAAAGCCATCTCCAG AAGTATCGGCTTCACACTAGAAGACCAAGCCCAAGCCCACAAACGTCAGGTGGGCCAGGTCCACATTTGGTGGTCCTAGGTGGCATATGGGTTCCACCGGAGTACACCTCCGCACATGGTGGCACTCCGACTCTCTACCACCACCAagtccaccaccaccataccAACACGGCAGGGCCGCCTCCACCACACTTTTGCTCCTCTCAAGAATTCTACACAACTCCACCGCCTCCTCAGCcgctccaccaccaccactttCAAACGTTTAACGGTTCATCCGGTGGCACCGCCTCTACCGATTCTACTCATCATCAGGTGACGGACAGTCCCACAGTTGAAGGGAAGTCACCGGAGAGTGGTGGTGGAGAGAGAAAAGGGTTGGCTGCTCTTAGGGAAGAATGTGAAGATCACAGCAATATTAATGGAAGTGAAATAACTctcaaattctaa
- a CDS encoding Carbohydrate-binding X8 domain superfamily protein, whose product MRLLLSLLFLLALTTYSSATYCLCRDGVGEKDLQTSIDYACGVLKDCNPIHEKGPCYQPNTIKSHCDWAVNTYFQRFGQISGSCNFSGTATTSQNLPSTVVTGCLYPSSPGYVCFKIW is encoded by the exons ATGAGATTGCTTCTTAGTCTCTTGTTTCTCTTGGCTTTAACCACCTACTCAA gTGCAACTTATTGTCTATGTAGAGATGGTGTTGGAGAGAAAGATCTTCAAACATCGATAGATTATGCATGtggagttttaaaagattgtaATCCTATTCATGAGAAAGGTCCTTGTTATCAACCAAACACCATCAAGAGTCATTGTGATTGGGCGGTTAATACTTATTTCCAAAGATTTGGTCAAATCTCTGGAAGCTGTAATTTCTCAGGAACTGCTACTACCAGCCAAAATCTTCCTTcaa CTGTGGTTACTGGTTGCTTATATCCTTCAAGTCCAGGGTATGTTTGTTTCAAGATTTGGTAA
- a CDS encoding Carbohydrate-binding X8 domain superfamily protein (Carbohydrate-binding X8 domain superfamily protein; FUNCTIONS IN: molecular_function unknown; INVOLVED IN: biological_process unknown; LOCATED IN: endomembrane system; CONTAINS InterPro DOMAIN/s: X8 (InterPro:IPR012946); BEST Arabidopsis thaliana protein match is: Carbohydrate-binding X8 domain superfamily protein (TAIR:AT1G13830.1); Has 30201 Blast hits to 17322 proteins in 780 species: Archae - 12; Bacteria - 1396; Metazoa - 17338; Fungi - 3422; Plants - 5037; Viruses - 0; Other Eukaryotes - 2996 (source: NCBI BLink).), translating to MRLLLSLLFLLALTTYSSATYCLCRDGVGEKDLQTSIDYACGVLKDCNPIHEKGPCYQPNTIKSHCDWAVNTYFQRFGQISGSCNFSGTATTSQNLPSTVVTGCLYPSSPGSAGTTPTTGTPSGTQTFPGPPAFGPAGDFDPSGNNGAPSLFISIALSLGFSVVIAFL from the exons ATGAGATTGCTTCTTAGTCTCTTGTTTCTCTTGGCTTTAACCACCTACTCAA gTGCAACTTATTGTCTATGTAGAGATGGTGTTGGAGAGAAAGATCTTCAAACATCGATAGATTATGCATGtggagttttaaaagattgtaATCCTATTCATGAGAAAGGTCCTTGTTATCAACCAAACACCATCAAGAGTCATTGTGATTGGGCGGTTAATACTTATTTCCAAAGATTTGGTCAAATCTCTGGAAGCTGTAATTTCTCAGGAACTGCTACTACCAGCCAAAATCTTCCTTcaa CTGTGGTTACTGGTTGCTTATATCCTTCAAGTCCAGG AAGTGCAGGGACAACTCCCACGACAGGTACTCCTTCAGGAACACAGACGTTTCCGGGACCTCCTGCGTTTGGTCCGGCCGGAGATTTTGATCCTTCAGGCAATAATGGTGCTCCGAGTTTGTTCATTTCAATCGCTCTCTCACTTGGTTTCTCCGTCGTCATTGCGTTTCTATAA
- a CDS encoding SPFH/Band 7/PHB domain-containing membrane-associated protein family (SPFH/Band 7/PHB domain-containing membrane-associated protein family; FUNCTIONS IN: molecular_function unknown; INVOLVED IN: biological_process unknown; LOCATED IN: endoplasmic reticulum, nucleolus, plasma membrane; EXPRESSED IN: 25 plant structures; EXPRESSED DURING: 13 growth stages; CONTAINS InterPro DOMAIN/s: Band 7 protein (InterPro:IPR001107); Has 1337 Blast hits to 1335 proteins in 540 species: Archae - 4; Bacteria - 923; Metazoa - 173; Fungi - 0; Plants - 41; Viruses - 8; Other Eukaryotes - 188 (source: NCBI BLink).): MDAQQRRTDIPRAPPVGEPGGDISSILIAFGVFAAIAALVMFPSSLVHQVPEGHVGAYWRGGALLNIITEPGFHLKLPFITNYEPVQVTLQTDQVRDIPCGTKGGVLITFEKIEVVNRLRKDFVYDTLLNYGVNYDNTWIYDKIHHEINQFCSSHSLQQVYIDIFDQIDERMKDALQADCTRYAPGIEILSVRVTKPKIPESVRRNFEQMEEERTKVLIAIEKQRVAEKEAETKKIMAISEAEKNANVSKILMQQKLTEKDSSRREADIENQMYLDRQKSLADADYYRVLREAEANKLKLTPEFLELKFIDAIARNTKIFFGDKVPNMVLDQRLLGNFLNHSTKDKDGSLEMATDT; the protein is encoded by the exons ATGGATGCTCAACAACGGAGAACTGATATTCCTCGAGCACCACCGGTCGGAGAACCCGGTGGCGATATATCTTCGATTCTCATTGCTTTCGGTGTTTTCGCTGCAATCGCCGCCTTG GTTATGTTTCCCTCATCGTTGGTGCACCAAGTTCCTGAAGGTCACGTTGGAGCGTATTGGAGAGGTGGTGCTCTTCTAAATATAATCACAGAGCCAG gTTTTCATCTGAAGCTGCCTTTCATAACCAACTATGAGCCTGTTCAAGTTACTCTACAGACAGATCAA GTGAGGGATATACCATGTGGTACCAAAGGAGGTGTCTTGATTACCTTTGAGAAGATAGAA GTTGTTAATCGACTACGTAAGGATTTTGTTTATGACACTTTGCTTAACTATGGTGTGAACTATGATAACACATGGATTTATGACAAGATTCATCATGAGATCAACCAGTTCTGTAGCTCTCATTCACTTCAGCAAGTCTACATTGACATCTTTGACCAG ATTGATGAACGAATGAAAGATGCTCTTCAAGCTGATTGTACACGTTATGCTCCAGGAATTGAGATTCTTAGTGTGCGTGTCACCAAGCCGAAAATTCCAGAGAGTGTAAGGCGTAACTTTGAGCAAATGGAAGAGGAACGTACCAAG GTCTTGATTGCTATTGAGAAACAAAGAGTTGCTGAGAAAGAGgcagagacaaagaaaataatggCCATTAGTGAAGCTGAGAAGAACGCCAATGTAAGCAAGATTCTGATGCAACAGAAGTTGACTGAGAAAGACAGTTCAAGGAGAGAAGCTGATATCGAGAATCAGATGTACCTTGACCGTCAAAAGAGTCTCGCGGATGCAGATTACTACCG TGTACTGagagaagctgaagcaaaTAAGTTGAAGCTCACCCCTGAATTTCTTGAACTCAAATTCATCGATGCCATTGCTCGTAACACCAAAATATTCTTCGGGGACAAG GTACCTAACATGGTGTTGGATCAAAGGCTGCTTGGGAATTTCCTCAATCATTCgacaaaagacaaagatgGAAGCTTGGAAATGGCCACTGATACATAG
- the UPS4 gene encoding ureide permease 4 (ureide permease 4 (UPS4); LOCATED IN: chloroplast; EXPRESSED IN: stigma, seedling, fruit, filament, seed; BEST Arabidopsis thaliana protein match is: ureide permease 1 (TAIR:AT2G03590.1); Has 30201 Blast hits to 17322 proteins in 780 species: Archae - 12; Bacteria - 1396; Metazoa - 17338; Fungi - 3422; Plants - 5037; Viruses - 0; Other Eukaryotes - 2996 (source: NCBI BLink).) produces MYVVESKAGAIGCMILSLCCLGSWPAILTLLERRGRLPQHTFLDFATANLLAAIVIAFSLGEIGKSTFLKPDFTTQLPQDNWPSVLLAVAGGVLLSIGNLATQYAFAFVGLSVTEVITASITVVIGTTLNYFLDNKINKAEILFPGVGCFLIAVFLGAAVHASNAADVKEKLKSLPSEDLYSSIENGEDKPEIEKTDVESQEKLAEKAKAGTAGFYVELENKRAIKVFGKSIMIGLFITLFAGISLSLFSPAFNLATNDQWSTLPKGVPKLVVYTAFFYFSIAGFLISLILNLIFLYRPMVGLARSSLKKYIYDSKGRGWAVFAGFLCGFGNGLQFMGGQAAGYAAADSVQALPLVSTFWGIVLFGEYRKSSKRTYALLVSMLAMFVAAVAILMASSGHRK; encoded by the exons ATGTATGTGGTTGAGAGCAAAGCAGGAGCTATAGGATGTATGATACTCTCATTGTGTTGTTTGGGAAGTTGGCCAGCGATTCTGACTCTATTGGAGAGAAGAGGTCGTCTTCCTCAACACACGTTTCTTGATTTCGCAACCGCGAATCTCTTGGCTGCAATCGTGATAGCATTTTCGCTCGGTGAGATTGGGAAAAGCACGTTTCTAAAACCTGACTTTACCACTCAGCTACCTCAG GATAATTGGCCGTCGGTATTGCTTGCAGTCGCAGGCGGTGTGCTTCTTAGCATCGGGAATTTAGCGACTCAATACGCTTTTGCGTTTGTCGGTTTATCGGTTACTGAAGTTATAACCGCAAGCATTACCGTCGTCATTG GTACAACATTGAATTATTTCTTGGACAACAAGATAAACAAAGCCGAGATCCTCTTCCCTGGCGTAGGTTGCTTCTTGATCGCTGTTTTCCTAGGCGCTGCGGTTCATGCTTCTAATGCAGCTGATGTCAAAGAGAAACTCAAGTCTTTACCTAGCGA AGATTTATATTCTTCTATTGAAAATGGTGAAGACAAGCCTGAAATAG AGAAAACTGATGTCGAATCTCAAGAGAAACTCGCGGAAAAGGCGAAAGCAGGGACGGCAGGATTCTATGTAGAGCTAGAGAACAAAAGAGCAATCAAG GTCTTTGGAAAAAGCATAATGATCGGACTATTCATAACGCTGTTCGCGGGAATCAGCCTTTCTCTATTCTCTCCTGCATTCAACTTGGCAACAAACGATCAATGGAGTACATTGCCAAAAGGCGTACCTAAGCTCGTTGTCTATACCGCCTTTTTCTACTTCTCAATCGCGggttttctcatttctttgaTTCTAAACCTCATCTTTCTTTACCGGCCAATGGTAGGCTTAGCGAGATCATCGCTtaagaagtatatatatgactCCAAAGGTAGAGGTTGGGCGGTTTTCGCTGGATTCTTGTGCGGGTTTGGTAACGGTTTGCAGTTCATGGGAGGTCAAGCCGCTGGATACGCGGCTGCAGACTCTGTCCAG gcACTTCCTCTTGTAAGCACATTTTGGGGTATAGTTTTGTTCGGAGAGTATCGAAAATCGTCGAAGCGAACTTATGCCCTTTTAGTTAGCATGTTGGCCATGTTTGTGGCGGCCGTAGCTATTCTTATGGCCTCTTCCGGTCACCGGAAATGA
- the UPS2 gene encoding ureide permease 2 (ureide permease 2 (UPS2); FUNCTIONS IN: uracil:cation symporter activity; LOCATED IN: plasma membrane; EXPRESSED IN: 25 plant structures; EXPRESSED DURING: 10 growth stages; BEST Arabidopsis thaliana protein match is: ureide permease 1 (TAIR:AT2G03590.1); Has 297 Blast hits to 263 proteins in 72 species: Archae - 0; Bacteria - 145; Metazoa - 0; Fungi - 0; Plants - 118; Viruses - 0; Other Eukaryotes - 34 (source: NCBI BLink).) has product MYLVESKGGAIACMLLALLSLGTWPAVLTLLERRGRLPQHTYLDYSITNLLAAIIIAFTFGQIGSTKPDSPNFITQLAQDNWPSVMFAMAGGIVLSLGNLSTQYAWALVGLSVTEVITSSITVVIGSTLNYFLDDKINKAEILFPGVACFLIAVCLGSAVHRSNADDNKAKLRDFETAKQEASGPSTEIGTNSSKDLETNVTTKPKEGTARFLIELENTRAIKVFGKRKIIGLAITFFAGLCFSLFSPAFNLATNDQWNRLKQGVPKLVVYTAFFYFSVSCFIIALILNVVFLYYPVLGLPKSSFKAYLNDWNGRYWAFLAGFLCGFGNGLQFMGGQAAGYAAADSVQALPLVSTFWGVVLFGEYRRSSRKTYLLLFCMLFMFISAVAVLMASSGHRK; this is encoded by the exons ATGTATCTAGTGGAGAGCAAAGGAGGTGCCATAGCTTGTATGCTTTTAGCCTTACTATCTCTAGGGACTTGGCCAGCAGTTTTAACACTTTTAGAGAGACGTGGCCGTCTTCCTCAACACACCTATCTTGATTACTCCATCACTAACTTGTTGGCTGCTATTATTATAGCTTTCACTTTTGGTCAAATTGGGTCTACAAAACCCGATAGCCCAAACTTCATCACTCAGCTTGCTCAA GATAATTGGCCGTCTGTTATGTTTGCAATGGCGGGCGGTATCGTGCTTAGCCTCGGGAATCTATCAACTCAATATGCATGGGCTTTAGTAGGCTTATCAGTTACAGAAGTCATCACATCAAGCATCACTGTAGTCATAG GCTCAACCTTGAACTATTTCTTGGATGATAAGATCAACAAAGCCGAGATCCTTTTCCCCGGTGTGGCCTGTTTCTTGATCGCGGTTTGTCTTGGTTCAGCAGTTCATAGATCCAATGCAGACGATAACAAGGCCAAGCTAAGAGACTTTGAAACGGCTAAGCAAGA AGCTTCAGGTCCATCTACCGAAATAGGAACAAACTCATCAAAAGACCTGGAGACTAATGTTACGACAAAACCTAAAGAAGGGACAGCAAGATTTCTTATAGAGCTTGAGAACACAAGAGCCATAAAG GTGTTCGGAAAACGAAAGATAATCGGACTAGCGATTACTTTCTTCGCAGGTCTTTGTTTCTCCCTCTTCTCTCCAGCATTTAACTTAGCCACTAACGATCAATGGAACAGATTGAAACAAGGAGTGCCAAAGCTAGTCGTTTACACAGCATTCTTCtacttctctgtttcttgttttatcaTTGCATTGATACTCAACGTTGTATTCCTCTACTATCCTGTTCTTGGTCTtccaaaatcttcttttaaagCTTACTTAAATGACTGGAATGGTCGTTACTGGGCCTTTTTGGCGGGGTTTCTTTGCGGTTTTGGAAACGGTCTTCAGTTTATGGGCGGTCAAGCCGCAGGATACGCGGCTGCTGACTCCGTTCAG GCTCTTCCACTTGTGAGTACATTTTGGGGAGTGGTTTTGTTTGGAGAATACAGAAGATCGTCACGGAAAACTTATCTACTTCTCTTCTGTATGTTGTTTATGTTCATTTCAGCTGTTGCAGTTCTCATGGCTTCTTCTGGACATAGAAAGTAA
- the UPS2 gene encoding ureide permease 2, producing MYLVESKGGAIACMLLALLSLGTWPAVLTLLERRGRLPQHTYLDYSITNLLAAIIIAFTFGQIGSTKPDSPNFITQLAQDNWPSVMFAMAGGIVLSLGNLSTQYAWALVGLSVTEVITSSITVVIGSTLNYFLDDKINKAEILFPGVACFLIAVCLGSAVHRSNADDNKAKLRDFETAKQEASGPSTEIGTNSSKDLETNVTTKPKEGTARFLIELENTRAIKVFGKRKIIGLAITFFAGLCFSLFSPAFNLATNDQWNRLKQGVPKLVVYTAFFYFSVSCFIIALILNVVFLYYPVLGLPKSSFKAYLNDWNGRYWAFLAGFLCGFGNGLQFMGGQAAGYAAADSVQALPLVSTFWGVVLFGEYRRSSRKTYLLLFCEREVATGDRGMIDMGISRTSTVLEAWTNRRRRRHRVDCLRSMEEMLALKRNSRTNEQDRVLWKGKNGVFRPTLSTKDTWNHTRTTANKVSWHKRV from the exons ATGTATCTAGTGGAGAGCAAAGGAGGTGCCATAGCTTGTATGCTTTTAGCCTTACTATCTCTAGGGACTTGGCCAGCAGTTTTAACACTTTTAGAGAGACGTGGCCGTCTTCCTCAACACACCTATCTTGATTACTCCATCACTAACTTGTTGGCTGCTATTATTATAGCTTTCACTTTTGGTCAAATTGGGTCTACAAAACCCGATAGCCCAAACTTCATCACTCAGCTTGCTCAA GATAATTGGCCGTCTGTTATGTTTGCAATGGCGGGCGGTATCGTGCTTAGCCTCGGGAATCTATCAACTCAATATGCATGGGCTTTAGTAGGCTTATCAGTTACAGAAGTCATCACATCAAGCATCACTGTAGTCATAG GCTCAACCTTGAACTATTTCTTGGATGATAAGATCAACAAAGCCGAGATCCTTTTCCCCGGTGTGGCCTGTTTCTTGATCGCGGTTTGTCTTGGTTCAGCAGTTCATAGATCCAATGCAGACGATAACAAGGCCAAGCTAAGAGACTTTGAAACGGCTAAGCAAGA AGCTTCAGGTCCATCTACCGAAATAGGAACAAACTCATCAAAAGACCTGGAGACTAATGTTACGACAAAACCTAAAGAAGGGACAGCAAGATTTCTTATAGAGCTTGAGAACACAAGAGCCATAAAG GTGTTCGGAAAACGAAAGATAATCGGACTAGCGATTACTTTCTTCGCAGGTCTTTGTTTCTCCCTCTTCTCTCCAGCATTTAACTTAGCCACTAACGATCAATGGAACAGATTGAAACAAGGAGTGCCAAAGCTAGTCGTTTACACAGCATTCTTCtacttctctgtttcttgttttatcaTTGCATTGATACTCAACGTTGTATTCCTCTACTATCCTGTTCTTGGTCTtccaaaatcttcttttaaagCTTACTTAAATGACTGGAATGGTCGTTACTGGGCCTTTTTGGCGGGGTTTCTTTGCGGTTTTGGAAACGGTCTTCAGTTTATGGGCGGTCAAGCCGCAGGATACGCGGCTGCTGACTCCGTTCAG GCTCTTCCACTTGTGAGTACATTTTGGGGAGTGGTTTTGTTTGGAGAATACAGAAGATCGTCACGGAAAACTTATCTACTTCTCTTCT GTGAAAGAGAAGTAGCCACCGGAGATAGAGGGATGATTGATATGGGGATAAGCAGAACGTCGACAGTTTTGGAGGCTTGGACAAACCGTAGACGGAGACGGCACCGTGTGGACTGTCTTAGATCAATGGAAGAAATGTTGGCTCTGAAACGGAATAGCAGAACGAATGAGCAAGACAGAGTACTCTGGAAAGGAAAGAATGGTGTGTTCCGGCCAACGTTGTCTACCAAGGACACTTGGAATCACACACGCACAACGGCGAACAAGGTTTCTTGGCACAAAAGGGTCTAA
- the UPS2 gene encoding ureide permease 2 — protein MFAMAGGIVLSLGNLSTQYAWALVGLSVTEVITSSITVVIGSTLNYFLDDKINKAEILFPGVACFLIAVCLGSAVHRSNADDNKAKLRDFETAKQEASGPSTEIGTNSSKDLETNVTTKPKEGTARFLIELENTRAIKVFGKRKIIGLAITFFAGLCFSLFSPAFNLATNDQWNRLKQGVPKLVVYTAFFYFSVSCFIIALILNVVFLYYPVLGLPKSSFKAYLNDWNGRYWAFLAGFLCGFGNGLQFMGGQAAGYAAADSVQALPLVSTFWGVVLFGEYRRSSRKTYLLLFCMLFMFISAVAVLMASSGHRK, from the exons ATGTTTGCAATGGCGGGCGGTATCGTGCTTAGCCTCGGGAATCTATCAACTCAATATGCATGGGCTTTAGTAGGCTTATCAGTTACAGAAGTCATCACATCAAGCATCACTGTAGTCATAG GCTCAACCTTGAACTATTTCTTGGATGATAAGATCAACAAAGCCGAGATCCTTTTCCCCGGTGTGGCCTGTTTCTTGATCGCGGTTTGTCTTGGTTCAGCAGTTCATAGATCCAATGCAGACGATAACAAGGCCAAGCTAAGAGACTTTGAAACGGCTAAGCAAGA AGCTTCAGGTCCATCTACCGAAATAGGAACAAACTCATCAAAAGACCTGGAGACTAATGTTACGACAAAACCTAAAGAAGGGACAGCAAGATTTCTTATAGAGCTTGAGAACACAAGAGCCATAAAG GTGTTCGGAAAACGAAAGATAATCGGACTAGCGATTACTTTCTTCGCAGGTCTTTGTTTCTCCCTCTTCTCTCCAGCATTTAACTTAGCCACTAACGATCAATGGAACAGATTGAAACAAGGAGTGCCAAAGCTAGTCGTTTACACAGCATTCTTCtacttctctgtttcttgttttatcaTTGCATTGATACTCAACGTTGTATTCCTCTACTATCCTGTTCTTGGTCTtccaaaatcttcttttaaagCTTACTTAAATGACTGGAATGGTCGTTACTGGGCCTTTTTGGCGGGGTTTCTTTGCGGTTTTGGAAACGGTCTTCAGTTTATGGGCGGTCAAGCCGCAGGATACGCGGCTGCTGACTCCGTTCAG GCTCTTCCACTTGTGAGTACATTTTGGGGAGTGGTTTTGTTTGGAGAATACAGAAGATCGTCACGGAAAACTTATCTACTTCTCTTCTGTATGTTGTTTATGTTCATTTCAGCTGTTGCAGTTCTCATGGCTTCTTCTGGACATAGAAAGTAA